A DNA window from Pseudomonas sp. GD03919 contains the following coding sequences:
- a CDS encoding xylulose 5-phosphate 3-epimerase → MPQPQLLPDAATLAQHAQQYPDFAHWQAGHGPVQHSPQTSAAVFRLAHQLVQSGLQPDLPSVYRQFRALDALTAAGLWLVVHMTYARRVRLDGQPLQADDFKPVPEGHTGGALNMVPAYAGYLALNALTGETRGWLMGQGHCVAAIEALNLLTGNQHPEQAKRYACDETGMSRLAADFYSYAQAADGRPGVPLGSHVNPHTAGGIAEGGYLGFAELQYAHLPLPGEKLVAFLSDGAAEEQRGSDWMPRWWRAEDCGVALPVMIANGRRIEQRTELGTLEGLEGFRRHLRGCGFDPLSFDGRDPAAFVCALWEMEQRLAHRVDERNRELIDYPLPMPYGIAETTKGYGFYGAGSNAAHNLPLPASPALDAHARELFNQHAAALWVQPQALAEACSLFAAGKGREPERDNPLARRQPAQPVQPALHFHDAACSPMSALDRYFVDLVRANPQLRARVGNPDELASNRLGGVLKALKHRVSQPESELESVHGAVITALNEEAVVSACLANQGGLNLVASYEAFCVKMLGAVRQSLIFARQQKEVGRPAGWLGWPLVATSHTWENGKNQQSHQDTTFCEALLGEMHDVVRVLLPADHNSLLALLPGIYQARGRLACLVVAKREQPCSFTAAQAQQLARDGALLVAAEGEGEPVLLIASGSYQLHAMRRAAVRLSQHAVAWRLIYLQEPGRFRAPRDTWEAPALATPAEHEALFPAAYRRRVLLSHMRPEVARGHLSTVLGEGAFCRALGYRNRGGTFDEAGMLFANGCTWAHVLQSVAEVLGITVDAWLTAEERAALAGTGDPNVLR, encoded by the coding sequence ATGCCTCAGCCTCAGCTATTGCCCGATGCCGCGACTCTGGCTCAACACGCCCAGCAATACCCCGACTTCGCCCACTGGCAGGCAGGCCACGGACCTGTTCAGCATAGCCCGCAGACCAGCGCTGCGGTCTTTCGTCTTGCCCATCAGCTGGTGCAAAGCGGTTTGCAGCCCGATCTGCCAAGCGTCTACCGCCAGTTTCGCGCGCTGGATGCGCTGACCGCAGCTGGCCTCTGGCTGGTGGTGCACATGACCTATGCCCGGCGTGTTCGGCTCGATGGTCAGCCGCTGCAGGCCGATGACTTCAAGCCGGTGCCGGAAGGCCACACCGGTGGCGCGCTGAATATGGTGCCGGCCTACGCCGGTTACCTGGCCCTCAACGCGCTGACCGGTGAGACGCGTGGCTGGCTGATGGGGCAGGGGCATTGCGTGGCAGCCATCGAGGCGCTGAACCTGCTGACCGGCAACCAGCATCCCGAGCAGGCTAAGCGCTATGCCTGTGATGAAACGGGCATGAGCCGCCTGGCGGCAGACTTCTACAGCTATGCGCAGGCGGCGGACGGCCGCCCTGGCGTGCCGCTGGGCAGCCATGTCAATCCGCATACCGCTGGTGGTATCGCCGAAGGCGGTTACCTGGGCTTTGCCGAGTTGCAGTACGCGCATCTGCCATTGCCGGGCGAAAAACTGGTGGCTTTCCTCTCCGACGGTGCTGCCGAGGAGCAGCGCGGCAGTGACTGGATGCCGCGTTGGTGGCGCGCCGAGGATTGTGGCGTGGCGCTGCCGGTGATGATCGCCAACGGCCGGCGTATCGAGCAGCGTACCGAACTCGGCACGCTGGAGGGACTGGAGGGCTTTCGCCGGCATCTGCGCGGCTGTGGTTTCGATCCGCTGAGCTTCGATGGGCGTGACCCGGCGGCCTTCGTCTGTGCGCTGTGGGAAATGGAGCAGCGCCTGGCGCATCGGGTCGATGAGCGTAATCGCGAACTGATCGACTATCCCCTGCCCATGCCCTACGGCATTGCCGAAACCACCAAGGGCTATGGCTTCTATGGCGCTGGCAGCAATGCCGCGCACAACCTGCCGCTACCGGCCAGCCCGGCGCTCGATGCGCACGCACGCGAACTGTTCAACCAGCATGCAGCGGCGTTGTGGGTGCAGCCGCAGGCATTGGCCGAGGCCTGCAGCCTGTTCGCTGCCGGCAAAGGGCGTGAGCCTGAACGAGACAATCCACTGGCTCGTCGGCAACCCGCGCAGCCGGTACAGCCAGCGCTGCATTTTCACGACGCTGCCTGTTCGCCCATGAGCGCGCTGGATCGCTACTTTGTCGATCTGGTACGGGCCAATCCGCAGTTACGCGCCCGTGTTGGCAACCCGGACGAACTGGCCAGCAACCGCCTGGGTGGCGTGCTGAAGGCGCTCAAGCACCGTGTCAGCCAGCCGGAAAGCGAGCTGGAATCAGTGCATGGCGCGGTGATCACGGCGCTCAACGAGGAGGCCGTGGTTTCCGCCTGCCTGGCCAACCAGGGCGGTCTGAACCTGGTGGCCAGTTACGAGGCGTTCTGCGTGAAGATGCTCGGCGCGGTGCGTCAGAGCCTGATCTTCGCCCGCCAGCAGAAAGAGGTCGGGCGCCCAGCTGGCTGGCTGGGTTGGCCGCTGGTGGCGACTTCGCACACCTGGGAGAACGGCAAGAACCAGCAATCGCACCAGGACACCACCTTCTGTGAAGCGCTGCTGGGCGAGATGCACGATGTCGTGCGCGTGCTGCTGCCGGCCGACCACAATTCGCTGCTGGCGCTGCTGCCAGGCATCTATCAGGCGCGCGGCAGGTTGGCTTGCCTGGTGGTGGCCAAGCGCGAGCAGCCCTGCAGCTTCACGGCCGCGCAAGCACAACAACTGGCCCGTGATGGCGCCTTGCTGGTGGCTGCCGAGGGCGAGGGCGAGCCGGTGCTGCTGATTGCCAGCGGCAGTTACCAGTTACACGCGATGCGCCGTGCTGCTGTTCGTCTGAGTCAGCATGCGGTGGCCTGGCGTCTGATTTACTTGCAGGAGCCAGGACGTTTTCGGGCGCCGCGTGATACCTGGGAAGCACCGGCGCTGGCTACGCCTGCAGAACATGAAGCGTTGTTCCCCGCTGCGTACCGGCGGCGCGTATTGCTCAGCCATATGCGCCCGGAGGTGGCACGGGGGCATTTGTCCACGGTGCTGGGCGAGGGCGCGTTCTGTCGGGCACTGGGTTATCGCAACCGCGGCGGCACCTTCGACGAAGCCGGCATGCTGTTCGCCAACGGCTGTACCTGGGCGCATGTGTTGCAGAGTGTCGCCGAGGTGCTGGGCATAACGGTCGATGCCTGGCTGACGGCCGAGGAACGGGCCGCGCTGGCCGGCACGGGAGATCCCAACGTCCTGCGCTGA
- a CDS encoding MBL fold metallo-hydrolase, translating into MALLTFLGAIQQVTGSCYLVESRDGAKVLLECGMHQGRRQEEDQNRSAFPFDPRELDAVVISHAHLDHSGLLPRLVAEGYRGPIHATEASCELLELMLLDSAFLQEKDAEWENRWRARQGKPAVKPLYTIAHAEQALSQRRAHAYGTTIEVAKGVQVTFHNAGHILGSAIVEMQVQDHHLQRHLVFSGDLGNTCSPLMQAPTQLNKADVLLMESTYGDRDHRPSDETLEELAEILQQAHKEGGNVLIPSFAVGRTQDLIYYLGRFYQEGRLPQQAVFLDSPMAIRANAIYSRFHDQFAAEDRAALAAKGVTRVEDWLPILRCTPTAEESMAINRIKSGAIIIAGAGMCNGGRIVHHFKHNLWRENCHLVFPGFQAKGTLGRLIVDGAETVKVLHQRIAVKARVHTLGGFSAHAGQSQLIDWASQFEHHPELYLVHGELEKMQTLQQALRQRLNWIANIPEPGEQIAL; encoded by the coding sequence ATGGCCCTGCTCACTTTTCTCGGTGCAATCCAACAAGTTACTGGCTCCTGCTACCTGGTGGAGAGTCGCGACGGCGCCAAGGTCCTGCTCGAATGCGGCATGCACCAGGGGCGCCGCCAGGAAGAGGATCAGAACCGCAGCGCCTTCCCCTTCGACCCGCGGGAGCTGGATGCGGTGGTGATCTCCCACGCCCACCTCGATCACAGCGGGCTGCTGCCGCGCCTGGTCGCCGAGGGTTATCGCGGCCCGATCCACGCCACCGAGGCCAGCTGCGAACTGCTCGAGCTGATGCTGCTGGATTCGGCCTTCCTGCAGGAGAAGGACGCCGAATGGGAAAACCGCTGGCGCGCACGCCAGGGCAAGCCGGCGGTCAAGCCGCTCTACACCATCGCCCATGCCGAGCAGGCGCTCAGCCAGCGCCGCGCGCATGCCTACGGCACAACGATCGAGGTGGCCAAGGGCGTGCAGGTCACCTTCCACAATGCCGGCCACATTCTCGGCTCGGCCATCGTCGAAATGCAGGTGCAGGATCACCACCTGCAGCGTCATCTGGTGTTCTCCGGCGACCTGGGCAATACCTGCTCGCCACTGATGCAGGCGCCGACCCAACTGAACAAGGCCGACGTACTGCTGATGGAGTCGACCTACGGCGACCGTGATCATCGCCCCAGTGACGAAACCCTGGAGGAGCTGGCCGAGATTCTGCAGCAGGCGCACAAGGAAGGTGGCAACGTGCTGATCCCCTCCTTCGCCGTCGGCCGCACCCAGGATCTGATCTACTACCTCGGCCGTTTCTATCAGGAAGGCCGCCTGCCGCAGCAGGCGGTATTCCTCGACAGCCCCATGGCCATACGCGCCAATGCCATCTACAGCCGCTTCCATGATCAGTTCGCCGCCGAAGACCGCGCCGCACTGGCCGCCAAGGGTGTCACCCGGGTAGAGGACTGGCTACCGATCCTGCGCTGCACGCCAACGGCAGAAGAGTCGATGGCGATCAACCGGATCAAGAGCGGTGCGATCATCATTGCCGGCGCCGGGATGTGCAACGGCGGGCGTATCGTCCACCACTTCAAGCACAATCTGTGGCGCGAAAACTGCCATCTGGTGTTCCCCGGTTTCCAGGCCAAGGGCACGCTCGGCCGCCTGATCGTCGACGGCGCAGAAACGGTCAAGGTGCTGCACCAGCGCATTGCCGTGAAAGCCAGGGTGCACACGCTGGGCGGTTTTTCTGCGCACGCCGGTCAGTCGCAGCTGATCGACTGGGCCAGCCAGTTCGAGCATCACCCCGAGCTGTACCTGGTGCACGGCGAACTGGAGAAGATGCAAACCCTGCAACAAGCGCTGCGCCAGCGCCTGAACTGGATCGCCAACATCCCCGAACCCGGTGAGCAGATCGCCCTGTAA
- a CDS encoding LOG family protein, whose translation MPYEADDYLSRHVQTSEVDLTRKVDELVALAAPGNSPNLQLYREMLSTVIHMAQADRNRWDAKIMLQTMREMENAFGVLEQLKRRRKVTVFGSARTPADHPLYLQARELGARLAQRDLMVITGAGGGIMAAAHEGAGVENSLGFNITLPFEQTANSTIRGSNHLLSFHFFFLRKLFFVKEADGLVLCPGGFGTLDEALEVLTLIQTGKSPLVPVVLLDQPGGSYWKDALGFMRRQLEDNGYILPSDLNLMHLVYSAEEAVDEIVNFYRNFHSSRWLKDRFVIRLKHPLNEVALAKLDSDFASLCKEGGFTQQPYCEQERDEPELCHLTRLAFAFNGRDYGRLRALLNVLNEPENWAT comes from the coding sequence ATGCCTTACGAAGCGGACGACTATCTGTCGCGCCACGTGCAAACCAGCGAAGTCGACCTGACCCGCAAGGTCGACGAACTGGTGGCACTGGCAGCCCCCGGCAACAGCCCGAACCTGCAGCTGTATCGGGAAATGCTCAGTACCGTGATCCATATGGCCCAGGCGGACCGCAACCGCTGGGACGCCAAGATCATGCTGCAGACCATGCGCGAGATGGAAAATGCCTTCGGTGTACTGGAACAGCTCAAGCGTCGGCGCAAGGTCACCGTCTTCGGCTCGGCCCGCACGCCAGCCGATCATCCGCTGTACCTGCAGGCTCGAGAACTGGGCGCACGGTTGGCGCAGCGTGACCTGATGGTGATCACCGGCGCAGGCGGCGGCATCATGGCCGCCGCCCATGAAGGCGCCGGCGTGGAGAACAGCCTGGGGTTCAACATCACCCTGCCCTTCGAACAAACGGCCAACTCGACGATACGCGGCAGCAACCACCTGCTGTCATTCCATTTCTTCTTCCTGCGCAAGCTGTTCTTCGTCAAGGAGGCCGACGGTCTGGTGCTTTGCCCCGGCGGTTTCGGCACGCTCGACGAGGCGCTGGAAGTGCTGACCCTGATCCAGACCGGCAAAAGCCCGCTGGTACCGGTGGTATTGCTTGATCAGCCGGGTGGCAGCTACTGGAAGGACGCCCTGGGCTTCATGCGCCGTCAGCTTGAAGACAATGGCTACATCCTGCCCAGCGATCTGAACCTGATGCACCTGGTGTACAGCGCCGAAGAAGCGGTGGATGAAATCGTCAACTTCTATCGCAACTTCCACTCCAGCCGCTGGCTCAAGGATCGCTTCGTGATTCGTCTCAAGCACCCGCTCAACGAGGTGGCTTTGGCCAAGCTGGACAGCGACTTCGCCAGCCTGTGCAAGGAAGGTGGCTTCACCCAGCAACCCTACTGCGAGCAGGAGCGCGACGAACCGGAACTGTGTCACCTGACCCGTCTGGCCTTCGCCTTCAACGGTCGCGACTATGGCCGCCTGCGCGCGCTGCTCAATGTGCTCAACGAACCGGAGAATTGGGCAACCTAA
- the nadA gene encoding quinolinate synthase NadA, translating into MTQISERLLVQAHLDAKQPKPLTAEEEAFYRREIAAELKKQNAVLVAHYYCDPVIQALAEETGGCVSDSLEMARFGNQHPAQTVVVAGVKFMGETAKILNPEKRVLMPTLEATCSLDLGCPVDEFSAFCDQHPERTVVVYANTSAAVKARADWVVTSSCALEIVESLMDNGETIIWAPDKHLGNYIQRETGADMLLWDGACIVHEEFKSKQLLDMKALYPDAAILVHPESPQNVVELADAVGSTSQLIKAAQTLPNSTFIVATDRGIFYKMQQLCPEKTFIEAPTAGNGAACRSCAHCPWMAMNTLERVLTGLRQGSGEIHVDPALIPKAIKPLKRMLDFTQAARMKVAGNA; encoded by the coding sequence ATGACGCAGATTTCCGAACGCCTTCTGGTTCAGGCCCACCTCGATGCCAAACAGCCCAAACCGCTGACCGCCGAGGAAGAGGCTTTCTATCGCCGCGAAATCGCCGCCGAGCTGAAAAAGCAGAACGCGGTGCTGGTGGCGCACTATTACTGCGATCCGGTGATTCAGGCATTGGCCGAGGAAACCGGTGGCTGCGTTTCCGACTCCCTGGAAATGGCCCGCTTTGGCAATCAGCACCCGGCGCAGACCGTGGTGGTGGCCGGGGTCAAGTTCATGGGCGAGACGGCGAAGATCCTCAACCCGGAAAAACGCGTGTTGATGCCGACCTTGGAGGCCACCTGTTCGCTCGATCTGGGTTGCCCGGTGGACGAGTTCTCGGCCTTCTGCGATCAGCATCCGGAGCGTACCGTGGTGGTGTATGCCAACACCTCGGCGGCGGTGAAGGCGCGTGCCGACTGGGTGGTGACCTCCAGTTGCGCGCTGGAGATCGTCGAGAGCCTGATGGACAACGGCGAGACCATCATCTGGGCGCCGGACAAGCATCTGGGCAACTACATCCAGCGCGAGACCGGTGCCGACATGCTTCTGTGGGACGGCGCCTGTATCGTCCATGAAGAGTTCAAATCCAAGCAGTTGCTGGATATGAAGGCGCTGTACCCAGATGCCGCCATTCTGGTACACCCGGAGTCGCCGCAGAACGTGGTCGAGCTGGCCGATGCTGTGGGTTCCACCAGTCAGCTGATCAAGGCCGCGCAGACCCTGCCCAACTCGACGTTCATCGTCGCCACCGACCGCGGCATCTTCTACAAGATGCAGCAGCTGTGCCCGGAAAAGACCTTTATCGAGGCGCCGACGGCCGGCAACGGCGCGGCATGCCGCAGCTGTGCGCACTGTCCGTGGATGGCGATGAATACGCTGGAACGTGTGCTCACCGGTCTGCGTCAGGGCTCCGGCGAGATTCATGTCGACCCGGCGCTGATTCCCAAGGCGATCAAGCCGCTCAAGCGCATGCTCGATTTCACTCAGGCGGCGCGGATGAAGGTCGCCGGTAATGCCTGA